The DNA window TGATTTATTTATTAATAAAATCTATATATTTTACCGTACCAACCCCCATTAGTCTAAAAATTAGATTAGGAACAAATAAACATAATCAATATGAATTTCTTAAAAATTTTATTCAACAAGTATCTAAAAATAGATATTGTACCAAATTTATTATACACGCTAGGATCGCAGACCTAAAATGTAATAGTCCAAAAAAAAATCGTAATGTACCTGCGCTAAACTATCAATATGTTTATCAAATTAAAAAAGATTTTCCAAATTTAAAAATTATTTTAAACGGCGGGATAAAATCTATTATAGAAATACAACAACATTTAAAATATGTAGATGGTATTATGATGGGTCGAGAAATATATAAAAATCCACTCTTATTATATGAAATAGACGAAAAAATATTTTTACATAAAAAATATATGAAACTTAAACAATGTTTTGAAAAAATGTCAACTTATATAACCAACGAAAAGAATAATGGAATAAAAACAATTCATATAATAAAACACATGGTAAATATTTTTTATAATCAACCATATTCAAAAAAATGGAAATTATATTTTTTAAAAAATATAAATTGTCCAAATAATATAGAAAATTTATTTCAAAAAATATATAAAATATTAAATATAAAATAATAATAATATTATTACATTATGTTTGTTATAGATAACTACTCTTATATCATAAATAATTCATATATCAATAATACCACTAATGATAAAAAACAAAATAACTAATATCTTTAAAAATATATATTTTATATATTTTTGTTTTATATTTTTAATATAATTAAATATTATATATATAAATTATTAATAAAAACTTTTATTTTTAAATATCAATATTTGATATAAAAATATTATTTACATAATAAATTATTATATACATTTAAAAATTTATGTAAGAGAATTAACTATTTATGATAGATTTAATAAACAATAAAAAATCATTTAAAATACCTCCACATTCATTAGAAGCAGAACAATCTGTATTAGGAGGATTAATGTTAGATAACCAACAATGGGACATAGTTTCTGAATATATTGTTACTGAAGATTTTTATAGTCGACAACATCAAATAATTTTCT is part of the Buchnera aphidicola (Cinara cuneomaculata) genome and encodes:
- the dusA gene encoding tRNA dihydrouridine(20/20a) synthase DusA — translated: MSYFINKPYKNIDIFNILYFYYLKYIKSNMQIKNSHKFSVAPMLKYTDRHCLFFYRQLTRFTFLYTEMITTHEMIYNKNLFTNNQVNMINPLAIQLAGNNHIHFKECAKIAYSMGFSEINLNIGCPSKHAQYGNFGARLMHQPKLIYLLIKSIYFTVPTPISLKIRLGTNKHNQYEFLKNFIQQVSKNRYCTKFIIHARIADLKCNSPKKNRNVPALNYQYVYQIKKDFPNLKIILNGGIKSIIEIQQHLKYVDGIMMGREIYKNPLLLYEIDEKIFLHKKYMKLKQCFEKMSTYITNEKNNGIKTIHIIKHMVNIFYNQPYSKKWKLYFLKNINCPNNIENLFQKIYKILNIK